The proteins below come from a single Diceros bicornis minor isolate mBicDic1 chromosome 3, mDicBic1.mat.cur, whole genome shotgun sequence genomic window:
- the LOC131392789 gene encoding uncharacterized protein LOC131392789 — MSLLEAFTFLSFWAVGLGLSKVEQSQISISTEVEKSIDIHCKISSTDFEEEIIHWYRQGTNETLKHLIYVSSTKSPAQNDLGRKKNKLEARKDSQTSTSIFTIKFIEKEDEATYYCAGWHHSARTVETTHTRSPPWVCAHPHPSQQWEPQPGPSWAPGLSLSFSAALPELSRKPFWICLHITFQLTAGIVLPKLYLTLFPNELKSCLGTESTMAVPLCIISPSRDSQQAGEVQTERKSA; from the exons ATGTCACTGCTGGAGGCATTCACCTTCCTGTCCTTCTGGGCTG TTGGACTTGGGTTATCAAAAGTAGAGCAGTCCCAGATATCCATTTCCACAGAAGTAGAGAAAAGTATTGACATACATTGCAAGATATCCAGCACAGATTTTGAAGAGGAAATCATTCACTGGTACCGGCAGGGAACGAATGAGACTTTGAAGCATCTGATTTATGTGAGCTCGACAAAATCCCCAGCTCAAAATGACCTaggtaggaagaaaaataaacttgaggcaagaaaggattctcAAACATCCACTTCAATCTTCACTATAAAGTTCATAGAAAAAGAAGATGAGGCCACTTACTACTGTGCTGGCTGGCACCACAGTGCTAGAACTGTTGAGACAACCCACACAAGATCCCCTCCTTGGGTCTGTGCCCACCCACATCCTTCCCAACAGTGGGAACCACAGCCAGGCCCCAGCTGGGCTCCTGGCCTCAGCCTCTCCTTCTCTGCAGCACTTCCGGAGCTTTCCAGGAAGCCATTTTGGATTTGCTTGCACATTACCTTCCAGCTGACCGCAGGAATTGTGCTTCCAAAGCTTTATTTGACACTATTTCCCAACGAATTGAAGTCCTGTCTGGGGACTGAGAGCACAATGGCTGTGCCACTGTGCATCATCTCACCATCCAGAGACTCTCAGCAAGCAGGCGAGGTTCAGACTGAGAGGAAATCGGCATGA